A genome region from Dolichospermum compactum NIES-806 includes the following:
- a CDS encoding FHA domain-containing protein has translation MSCRYKYGVKIDFILSILKSCTSTWLSKHINPPEIRIRDLGSLNGTYINNTKIGGK, from the coding sequence ATGTCATGCAGGTACAAATATGGCGTTAAAATTGACTTTATCCTGTCAATCCTCAAATCCTGTACTTCGACTTGGCTCAGTAAGCATATCAACCCTCCAGAAATCCGAATTAGAGATTTAGGAAGTTTAAACGGGACTTATATTAATAATACAAAAATTGGCGGTAAGTAG
- a CDS encoding type II toxin-antitoxin system VapC family toxin: protein MRAIIADTGPLYAAIDVDDQYHQRSKIQIQRINAENLTILLSFPVYLETYNLLLYRLGTEQAISFAKDCIGSVYFINPSQDQYIAATEKAAHFPDQKITLCDAVTAILSEEMKLPVWTYDYHFDVMQVQIWR from the coding sequence TTGAGAGCTATAATTGCCGACACTGGACCTCTTTATGCTGCTATAGATGTAGATGATCAATATCATCAGCGTTCAAAAATCCAAATACAAAGAATCAATGCAGAAAACTTAACAATCCTACTTTCCTTTCCTGTTTATCTAGAAACATATAATCTTTTGCTATATCGTCTGGGAACTGAACAAGCGATTAGTTTTGCTAAAGATTGCATAGGGTCAGTTTATTTTATCAACCCTTCCCAAGACCAATATATAGCAGCAACAGAAAAAGCTGCTCATTTTCCAGATCAAAAAATTACTCTTTGTGATGCTGTCACTGCTATTTTATCTGAAGAAATGAAGTTACCAGTATGGACTTATGACTATCATTTTGATGTCATGCAGGTACAAATATGGCGTTAA
- a CDS encoding FHA domain-containing protein — protein sequence MPIRDLGSLNGTYINNTKIGGK from the coding sequence TTGCCAATTAGAGATTTAGGAAGTTTAAACGGGACTTATATTAATAATACAAAAATTGGCGGTAAGTAG
- a CDS encoding TldD/PmbA family protein, translated as MGSANLLQDTLAEQLLELALKSGAEAAEVYQSRSLSRPVFFEANRLKQLETSQAEGTALRLWRDGCPGLTVAYGDVDPQAMVEKSLALSQLNPPETLELGTHGEHYYSDLGTSVSVKMLIQWGKEAIALIRDVYPDILCHSDWECDMETTRFINSKGLDSHYTDTTLSCYMSAEWVRGDDFLSVADGQTQRDKLNPEKVASQILQRLNWAEENVPSPSGRCPVLFTSKAADMLWGTVQAALNGKHILEKASPWVDKLGKPVIAPTLTLYQNPEAGPYSCPFDDEGQPTQSLIFIENGILRNFYSDRTTGRQLNIGSTGNGFRPGLGSYPTPGLFNFLIQPGNLSLLDLISKMDDGLIVDQMLGSYSGLSGDFSINVDLGYRVKNGQIIGRVKDTMVAGNVYTALKQVVQLGGDADWNGSCYTPSLIVEGLSITGKNS; from the coding sequence ATGGGTTCTGCAAATTTGTTACAAGATACACTGGCGGAACAACTGCTAGAACTTGCCCTCAAGTCTGGTGCTGAGGCTGCGGAAGTGTATCAATCACGATCGCTTTCTCGACCAGTTTTTTTTGAAGCCAACCGTCTCAAACAACTAGAAACCAGTCAAGCTGAGGGTACAGCCCTACGGCTATGGCGGGATGGTTGTCCCGGTTTGACGGTGGCCTATGGCGATGTTGATCCTCAAGCAATGGTGGAAAAATCTTTGGCACTGAGTCAATTAAATCCACCGGAAACACTAGAATTAGGGACTCATGGCGAGCATTATTACTCAGACTTAGGCACATCTGTATCCGTTAAGATGTTGATTCAATGGGGTAAGGAGGCGATCGCCTTAATTCGTGATGTCTATCCAGATATTCTTTGTCATAGTGACTGGGAATGTGATATGGAAACCACCAGATTCATCAACAGCAAAGGTTTAGATTCTCACTACACTGACACCACACTTAGCTGCTATATGTCAGCAGAATGGGTCAGAGGTGATGATTTTCTCAGTGTGGCTGATGGCCAAACCCAACGCGATAAACTCAACCCAGAAAAAGTAGCCAGCCAAATTTTACAACGATTAAACTGGGCAGAGGAAAATGTTCCTAGTCCTAGTGGTCGTTGTCCGGTGTTGTTCACTTCTAAAGCAGCAGATATGCTGTGGGGAACTGTGCAAGCAGCTTTGAATGGTAAGCACATCTTGGAAAAAGCTTCCCCTTGGGTGGATAAGTTGGGTAAACCAGTGATTGCCCCCACCCTTACCCTGTACCAGAACCCAGAAGCAGGCCCCTATAGCTGTCCCTTTGATGATGAAGGTCAACCTACCCAGTCCTTAATATTTATCGAAAATGGGATTTTACGGAATTTTTATAGCGATCGCACCACTGGACGACAATTAAACATCGGCAGCACTGGTAATGGTTTTCGTCCCGGTTTAGGTAGTTATCCCACCCCTGGGTTATTTAACTTCCTGATTCAACCTGGTAATCTTTCCCTATTAGACTTAATTAGTAAGATGGATGACGGCTTAATTGTGGATCAAATGTTAGGTAGTTATAGCGGACTATCTGGTGATTTTTCCATCAATGTTGATTTAGGCTATCGCGTAAAGAATGGTCAAATCATTGGTCGGGTCAAGGATACGATGGTCGCAGGTAACGTCTACACAGCCTTGAAACAAGTGGTGCAACTAGGTGGAGATGCGGATTGGAATGGTTCTTGTTATACACCATCGCTGATAGTAGAAGGACTATCTATTACTGGTAAAAATAGTTAA
- a CDS encoding chloride channel protein → MISLTMLTQQFRNFWQPRKGLAIAEASVIGIVAALSAVLLKQGSGWLGTWRVHTTHIFPAWITLPIIGLSLGFLSGWLVQRLAPEASGSGIPQVKASLANVPVTLSWRVAFVKLISAIIALGSGLTLGRQGPTVQVGAGLAAGMSRLVPTSPDHRRQMIAAGAGAGLAAAFNAPLAGVLFIIEELLQDLSGLTLGTAIIASFIGGVISRWLGGGSFQLDLKLINHSSSFSLLEIPTLLILGILAGLLAALFNQGLIFSIQAYRRLHISLPLRVAIAGLASGLIMSLLPEYFRDNTGLREFLIASEPNIPLAGIAFIAQFILTLIAFGSGAPGGLFAPSLILGSCLGHIIGVCELQVFGFGSPTTYALAGMGGFFSAVSKVPITAIVIVFEMTTDFNLVLPLMVVSVTSYLVAEKVVPGSLYDKLLKLNGIVIQKNSPMQEILTQLTAKDVMQCLVETLEAEMAGDEVIKAFSRSHHRGFPVVENNKLVGLVSQTDLQKIRNHLLPHETLLKEIMTPKPVTVTPADRLSHVLYLLDRYQISRLPVVDGKKLIGIITRADIIRAEADHLNGENGVTGPQAEPSYLVYQTRSPSIGRGRLLVTIANPETATALLEMAAAIARDRHYEIECLQIILVSRHISPAETPVNTAKSRRLLRQAESLAKKLHIPIHTQIRVAHDVAQAILETTKERYIDLIFMGWKGNTSTPGRIFGNVVDTVIRQANCDVVLVKLGNNFHSYQQFKRWLVPMAGGPNAPIAIKLLPALVTLANDIEIRLTQVVKSGEFAPDMTVLEESTRQLMRNRNLHSNVVAASLKAESVTAGVIELVKTEGFDVVVLGASREGLLQQAIQGNIPEAIASGVDITVILVSSAIS, encoded by the coding sequence ATGATTTCCCTGACAATGCTAACCCAGCAGTTTCGGAACTTTTGGCAACCTAGAAAGGGACTAGCCATAGCAGAAGCTTCTGTAATTGGGATAGTAGCCGCCCTATCTGCGGTCTTACTCAAACAAGGTTCAGGGTGGTTGGGAACATGGCGAGTGCATACAACCCATATTTTTCCTGCGTGGATAACCCTGCCAATTATTGGTTTAAGTTTGGGGTTTCTTTCCGGTTGGTTAGTGCAACGATTAGCACCAGAAGCCTCTGGTAGTGGGATTCCCCAAGTCAAAGCCAGTCTAGCAAATGTGCCAGTTACCCTGTCATGGAGAGTAGCTTTTGTCAAGTTAATCTCAGCAATTATCGCCTTGGGTTCAGGATTAACCTTGGGTAGACAGGGACCGACAGTTCAAGTTGGTGCGGGGTTAGCAGCAGGTATGAGTCGCTTAGTTCCCACTTCTCCAGATCACCGCCGACAGATGATTGCAGCCGGTGCAGGGGCGGGTTTAGCAGCGGCTTTTAATGCACCTCTAGCCGGGGTGCTATTTATTATTGAAGAATTATTACAAGATTTATCCGGTTTAACATTAGGAACGGCAATAATTGCCTCTTTTATTGGTGGGGTAATTTCCCGGTGGTTAGGTGGTGGGAGTTTCCAACTAGACTTAAAACTGATTAATCACTCTAGCAGTTTCTCCCTATTAGAAATTCCAACTTTATTAATTTTAGGAATTTTAGCGGGTTTATTAGCAGCTTTATTTAATCAGGGGTTAATTTTCAGTATTCAAGCTTATCGCCGTTTACATATTAGTTTACCTTTGCGGGTGGCAATAGCGGGTTTGGCTTCTGGTTTAATTATGTCTTTGCTACCAGAGTATTTTCGGGATAATACAGGTTTGCGGGAGTTTTTAATTGCCAGTGAACCGAATATACCTTTAGCGGGAATTGCCTTTATTGCCCAATTTATTTTAACATTAATTGCCTTTGGTTCGGGCGCACCTGGGGGATTATTTGCACCGAGTTTAATTTTAGGTTCTTGTTTAGGACATATTATTGGCGTATGTGAATTGCAAGTATTTGGATTTGGTTCACCGACTACCTACGCATTAGCAGGAATGGGGGGGTTTTTTAGCGCGGTTTCTAAAGTTCCCATTACTGCTATTGTGATTGTTTTTGAAATGACGACAGATTTCAATTTAGTATTACCTTTGATGGTGGTATCTGTGACATCTTATCTGGTAGCGGAGAAGGTTGTTCCTGGTTCACTCTATGACAAACTTTTAAAATTAAATGGGATTGTTATTCAAAAGAATAGTCCGATGCAAGAGATATTAACTCAGTTAACTGCTAAGGATGTGATGCAGTGCTTGGTGGAAACTTTAGAAGCAGAAATGGCAGGAGATGAAGTTATTAAAGCTTTTTCTCGTTCCCATCATCGCGGGTTTCCTGTAGTAGAAAATAATAAATTAGTGGGCTTAGTTTCCCAAACTGATTTACAGAAGATTCGTAATCATCTTTTACCCCATGAAACTCTTTTAAAAGAAATTATGACACCTAAGCCGGTGACGGTGACACCAGCAGATAGATTAAGTCATGTTCTCTATTTATTAGATAGATATCAAATTAGTCGTTTACCTGTGGTAGATGGTAAAAAATTAATTGGGATTATTACTCGCGCTGATATTATTCGTGCTGAAGCAGATCATTTGAATGGCGAAAATGGGGTGACAGGTCCTCAAGCAGAACCTTCTTATTTAGTTTACCAAACGCGATCGCCTAGTATTGGCAGAGGGAGATTATTAGTTACCATTGCTAACCCGGAAACCGCTACGGCATTACTGGAAATGGCTGCGGCTATTGCCCGCGATCGCCATTATGAAATAGAATGTTTACAAATCATCTTAGTATCCCGTCACATTTCCCCAGCGGAAACCCCAGTCAACACCGCAAAAAGTCGCCGCTTACTCCGACAAGCTGAAAGTTTAGCCAAAAAACTGCACATTCCCATTCATACCCAAATTCGGGTCGCCCATGATGTCGCCCAAGCAATTTTAGAAACAACTAAGGAACGATACATAGATTTAATTTTCATGGGTTGGAAGGGAAATACATCTACCCCCGGCAGGATCTTTGGGAATGTTGTAGATACGGTAATTCGTCAAGCAAATTGTGATGTTGTTTTAGTAAAATTAGGCAATAATTTCCATTCATACCAACAATTTAAACGTTGGTTAGTACCAATGGCTGGGGGACCAAATGCACCTATTGCTATTAAATTATTACCAGCTTTAGTTACTTTAGCAAACGATATAGAAATTCGTTTAACTCAGGTAGTTAAATCTGGGGAATTTGCACCAGATATGACAGTTTTAGAAGAATCTACCCGTCAATTAATGCGTAACCGAAATTTACATAGTAATGTTGTTGCTGCTTCTTTAAAAGCTGAATCTGTCACCGCTGGAGTAATTGAGTTGGTGAAAACTGAAGGTTTCGATGTTGTAGTTTTGGGTGCTTCCCGTGAGGGATTATTACAACAAGCCATTCAAGGAAATATTCCCGAAGCGATCGCTTCTGGTGTTGATATTACGGTAATTTTAGTCAGCAGTGCAATTTCTTAA